A segment of the Candidatus Doudnabacteria bacterium genome:
GGGGATGACACCAAAGGCCTGCTGGACCAGGCGATCGATTCTGTTACTTCCGGCAACTATTCCGGCGTCGTATTGGACCTGCGGAACAACCCGGGCGGATATTTGGAAACCGCCGTCAGCACGATCTCTGATTGGATCGATGCCAACCAGCTAGCCTTGAAAGAAATAAGCTACGGCAATTCCGAAAAAGATTACACTACTTCGGGTGTGCCCAGGATGAAAGGAATGAAAACCGTGGTTTTGGTCAATGGCGGCTCAGCGTCAGCTTCGGAAATTGTGGCGGGAGCTCTGCAGGATTATAAAGTAGCGACCTTGGTCGGAGAAAAAACATTCGGCAAAGGGTCGGTGCAGGAATTGCAGGAATTGCCGGGGAATTCGGAAATTAAGATCACGGTGGCCAAGTGGTATACGCCCAAGGGCCGCGGCATCAATAAGGTCGGGCTTGATCCCGACATAAACGTAGTCTTGACCCCGGCTGACGCCACGAACAACAAGGATCCTCAGATGGATAAGGCGCTTCAATTGTTAAAATGACACGAAGTGTCATCCCGGACTTGATCCGGGATCCATAAAATACTCACTCAATAACTAGATTCCCGCTTTCGCGGGAATGACAAAATAAGCTAGCCCAAGGGTTGGCTTTTTGTTATAATTAGCCCATGAATTCCAAAGAACTGCGGCAAAAATATCTGAAATTTTTTGAAGAAAAAGGACATAAAGTCATCCCTTCAGCCTCGCTTGTGCCCGCCAATGATCCGACGGTTTTGTTTACGACCGCCGGCATGCACCCGCTGGTCCCTTTTTTATTGGGTGAAAAACATCCGATCGGCACCCGTTTAGTCAATTACCAGAAATGTTTGCGCACGGATGATATTGATGAGGTCGGCGATGATACCCATAATACTTTTTTTGAAATGCTCGGCAACTGGTCTTTGGGCGACTATTGGAAAGACGATGCGATCAAATGGTCTTATGAGTTTTTGACGGATAAAAAATGGCTGGGCATCGAAAAAGAAAAACTGGCTGTTACGGTCTTTGAAGGTGATACTGACGCTGCCAAAGATGAGGAATCAATAAATATTTGGAAGTCTTTGGGTTTTGGCGATGACCGGATCAAACCCTTGGGGAAAAAAGATAACTGGTGGGGGCCTGCCGGGGCCACAGGGCCGTGCGGTCCTGACACGGAAATGTTTTACTGGACCGGTGAAGATGCGCCGCCGGCAAGATTTGACCCATCCGACAAGCGCTGGGTTGAGATCTGGAATAATGTTTTCATGCAGTACAATAAAACCCAAGAAGGCAAATTTGAGCCTTTAAAACAGCGCAACGTGGACACTGGAATGGGCATAGAAAGGACCACTGCGGCGCTGGAAGGTAAAACGAGCGCTTATGATACCGAATTATTTGCGCCGATCATCCAAAGGATCAGATTGCTTGCCGACAAACAAGATCAGAGATCAGAACGGATCATTGCCGACCACATGCGTGCGTCAGTTTTTTTGCTTGCGGATGGAGTGACCCCGTCCAATAAAGACAGAGGATACATTTTGCGCCGACTCATCCGCAGGGGAGTGACTTTCGGGCAAAAATTGGGGATCGACCATGATTTTACGGCTGAGATCGCAGAGATCATTGTGCTTGAATATGAATCAGTTTATCCGGAACTTAAGAACTCAAGCATAGAAGCCGAGCTGAAGAAAGAAGAGATGAAATTCCGGGGAACTCTGGGCAGAGGCCTTAAACTTTTGGAAGGAAAATCGCATATCACCGGCAAAGAAGCTTTTGATCTGTTCCAAACTTACGGTTTTCCGTATGAATTGATCGAAGAATTCGTCACTGTCACAAACCCTGAGGAATTTGAGAAAGAGTTTGAACAACATCAGGGGCTTTCACGCACTTCGTCTGCCGGGCAATTTAAAGGCGGCCTTTCATCGCATTCCGATAAAGTCGTGCGGCTGCATACGGCCACTCATCTTATGAATGCAGCGCTTCGCAAAGTTCTGGGCGCCAACGTTTGGCAGAAGGGGAGCAATATAACCGAAGAGCGCACGCGGTTTGATTTTACGCATGACAGAAAAATGACCGATGAGGAAAAAAAGCAGGTTGAAGAATTGGTTAACGATTGGATCACGCGCGATCTGTCGGTAAAAAAAGAAATATTGCCGCTTGAGGAAGCAAGGAAACTTGGGGCGATCGGCGTGTTTGGCGAGAAATATCCGGAAACAGTTTCTGTTTACACTATTTTTGACCCCGAAACCTCCGAAGTTGTCTCCAGAGAATTTTGCGGGGGCCCCCACGTGGAGCATACAGGCGTCATCGGCAAATTTAAGATCCAGAAAGAGGAAGCTGTATCCGCGGGCGTAAGGAGAATTAAAGCGATTGTTATATGATAGACCTTACAAAAATTTCAGGTTTGCCGGTTGAACTTGCGGATGATCTGAGAATTAAATTTTATCCCCCGATGCAGGATAGAGAGCCGACTTATATCCGGATGTTTTCGCAAGTCCAGGGAGTGTTAAAAGATCCTGATTTTAAATCTCCCACGCAAGAAATGTATTTAGGCTACAGGCAGTTATATTTGCCCGAACATGCGGATTTGGTCAGATCCGATCATTTGGAATATGATCTGACCATCATCCCGCCGATGATGTTGGGTGAAGAATATAATAAAACAGTCGGGCATTATCATGCCGCCATTCCTGGCACGAAAATTGCCCATCCGGAAATGTATGAGATTTTGAACGGCCATGTTTTAATTCTCTGGCAGAAAATGGATGAGGATTTTAAAAATTTGATCTCTGTGTATGCCGTTGAAGCTAAAACCGGGGACAAGATCATTTATCCGCCGAATTACGGGCATATTTTGGTAAACATCGGAACCGACATTTTGGTCACGGCCAATTGGCTTTCCACTGATTACAAACCCTTATATGAACCGGTAGCGGATTTCCACGGCATGGCGTATTACGTGATCAAGGGAAACGGTAAGCTTTACGATTTTGTTAAAAATCCCCACTATTCCGATCATCCGGATCTGAAACTGATCAACGAACAACAACAAGTTTATACAAACTTCGGCTTTGTGCCGAGCGAACCTATGTATACCTCAGGCATGAAAAATCCCAAACTTCTGGAATTCTTGAATCATCCGCAGAAATACGCGGTTCAGTTATCAACCCTGACTTCGTAGTCGGCTGATTTATGAGCCTTTAAAGAGCCGATGAATCGGCTGACTACAATTTTAATATTTTTAGTGTTAAACTACACTTATCATGCCTCCAAAAGTAATCAAACTCGGCAAAAAAGACGACATAGCGTCAGTCATCAAGCAGATAAAATCGCTCCGTGACCGTGAGGTTGTCTTTGAACTTATAAAAGGCTCGGTTTTGCTCTCAAGCTCAGATAATCTCAAACTTTTAAAAAGAACAGGTGAAGCTTTGGGGAAGACCATAAAAGTTTCTACCGATGACGAGATCGGCCGGATCCTCGCGAAAAAAGCCGGAGTGCTCTATGGCGACGCGGAAGTGAAGATGCCAAAAATCATGCCCCGCGTGGCGCGCAGCGACGTAAAGCCGCGGTTCTCCGATATCAT
Coding sequences within it:
- a CDS encoding alanine--tRNA ligase; translated protein: MNSKELRQKYLKFFEEKGHKVIPSASLVPANDPTVLFTTAGMHPLVPFLLGEKHPIGTRLVNYQKCLRTDDIDEVGDDTHNTFFEMLGNWSLGDYWKDDAIKWSYEFLTDKKWLGIEKEKLAVTVFEGDTDAAKDEESINIWKSLGFGDDRIKPLGKKDNWWGPAGATGPCGPDTEMFYWTGEDAPPARFDPSDKRWVEIWNNVFMQYNKTQEGKFEPLKQRNVDTGMGIERTTAALEGKTSAYDTELFAPIIQRIRLLADKQDQRSERIIADHMRASVFLLADGVTPSNKDRGYILRRLIRRGVTFGQKLGIDHDFTAEIAEIIVLEYESVYPELKNSSIEAELKKEEMKFRGTLGRGLKLLEGKSHITGKEAFDLFQTYGFPYELIEEFVTVTNPEEFEKEFEQHQGLSRTSSAGQFKGGLSSHSDKVVRLHTATHLMNAALRKVLGANVWQKGSNITEERTRFDFTHDRKMTDEEKKQVEELVNDWITRDLSVKKEILPLEEARKLGAIGVFGEKYPETVSVYTIFDPETSEVVSREFCGGPHVEHTGVIGKFKIQKEEAVSAGVRRIKAIVI
- a CDS encoding glucose-6-phosphate isomerase family protein, which translates into the protein MIDLTKISGLPVELADDLRIKFYPPMQDREPTYIRMFSQVQGVLKDPDFKSPTQEMYLGYRQLYLPEHADLVRSDHLEYDLTIIPPMMLGEEYNKTVGHYHAAIPGTKIAHPEMYEILNGHVLILWQKMDEDFKNLISVYAVEAKTGDKIIYPPNYGHILVNIGTDILVTANWLSTDYKPLYEPVADFHGMAYYVIKGNGKLYDFVKNPHYSDHPDLKLINEQQQVYTNFGFVPSEPMYTSGMKNPKLLEFLNHPQKYAVQLSTLTS